In the Clostridium cellulovorans 743B genome, TAGTTATTTTTGCAACAGCTCATCAAGAATATATGTCCGATGCATTTCAGTTATATGCTTTTGATTATTTAATTAAACCATTTAAAATAGAAAGAATACTTCAAACTTTAGATAGGATAAAAAGCCTAAATAGACCAAGTAATAATGATGGTATAGACAAAATTATAAAACATGAAAAGGGTCTTGATAAGCTTATGATAAAAAGTAAGGAAGGCATAAGCTTTGTGGATACGACAGAGATAGTATTAATACAAAGAGAAGACAGTTCTACTGTTATATATACTAAAACAGATAGCTTCACTACCTCTATTTCTTTATCTGAAATAGAAGAAAAGCTAGAGCATCCTCAATTCTTTAGAAGTCACAAATCGTACATTATCAATCTATCCTTGATTACAAAAATTTATCCTTATGGAAGATGGACATACGTAGTTAAACTGAAGAATACAGAAAAGGATGCACTACTTACTCATGAAAAGTATGAAGAAATAAAGAAACTCTTTAGTATATAAAAGTTTAGAAACTTCATTGTAAAACACTTGAAGTTTCTAAACCTTCTCTTTTTTAAATCACTCAATTTATTTTCTTACCTTTTTCGTTTTATTATATATAGCATCAGCTACCATAACCTGACCAAGAGAAATTCCTCCATCATTAGTAGGGACTTTACTATGATAAAATACATTGAAATTTAAATTTTCTAGAGCAATGATACTATTTACTAATAGATATTCGTTCATAAATACTCCACCACTAAGTACTACATTATTAATCTTATAATCTTTCCTAATACGGTTTGTTATACTTACTAAAGCACTAATAATTGTAGAATGAAATCTCCTGCTCAAATTACTAATATCATACTCTTTCTCCGATACTAAATTTACAATTTCACGAATCATAGCCCTATAATCAAAAATATATCTATCATCACGCTGTAAAATCTCGTAATTAAAAGATTTATCTAAAGTAAAATCCCTGTTTAATAATCCTTCAAGCTCA is a window encoding:
- a CDS encoding LytR/AlgR family response regulator transcription factor, producing the protein MNIKVLIVDDEQGMRTIIKKVLTKSGGFEVIGDTDNGEEAISIFKEHRPEVVFFDIEMPGFNGIDCAKILTDIDPKTIVIFATAHQEYMSDAFQLYAFDYLIKPFKIERILQTLDRIKSLNRPSNNDGIDKIIKHEKGLDKLMIKSKEGISFVDTTEIVLIQREDSSTVIYTKTDSFTTSISLSEIEEKLEHPQFFRSHKSYIINLSLITKIYPYGRWTYVVKLKNTEKDALLTHEKYEEIKKLFSI